From a region of the Methylomonas rapida genome:
- a CDS encoding carbon-nitrogen hydrolase family protein, giving the protein MTICAAIQMASGPQVNANLLEAEKLIAEAAKAGAKLVALPENFAIMGMNEYDKVAVREKDGEGPIQDFLSSLAKKYGVWVIGGTLPMIATADNKVRASCLVYDDQGQRLARYDKVHLFDVSVPDSTEEYRESDSVEAGSKPVVIDSPFGRIGIAVCYDLRFPEFFRPMARKGLDILVIPSAFTAKTGAAHWEVLLRARAIENLCYVIAPNQGGFHVNGRQTYGHSMIVDPWGVVLDCYKTGPGFVSADIDKARLEKTRTAFPALEHRRIFCE; this is encoded by the coding sequence ATGACAATCTGCGCTGCGATTCAAATGGCGTCCGGGCCGCAAGTCAACGCCAATCTGCTCGAAGCCGAAAAGCTCATCGCCGAAGCCGCCAAAGCCGGCGCCAAGCTGGTGGCCCTGCCAGAAAATTTTGCCATCATGGGCATGAACGAATACGACAAAGTCGCTGTGCGGGAGAAGGATGGAGAAGGTCCGATTCAAGACTTTTTGTCCTCATTAGCCAAAAAATATGGCGTTTGGGTCATTGGCGGCACCCTGCCGATGATCGCCACGGCCGACAACAAAGTCCGCGCCAGTTGCCTGGTGTACGACGACCAGGGACAACGCCTGGCGCGCTACGACAAGGTTCATCTATTCGACGTCAGCGTGCCGGATTCGACCGAAGAATACCGCGAGTCCGACTCAGTCGAAGCAGGCTCCAAGCCAGTCGTGATAGACAGCCCCTTTGGCCGCATCGGCATCGCCGTTTGCTATGATTTACGCTTTCCGGAATTCTTCCGCCCCATGGCCCGAAAAGGCCTGGATATCCTGGTCATCCCTTCGGCGTTCACCGCCAAAACCGGCGCCGCGCATTGGGAAGTTTTATTGCGCGCCCGCGCCATCGAAAACCTGTGTTACGTGATAGCTCCCAATCAAGGTGGATTCCATGTCAACGGCCGCCAAACCTATGGCCACAGCATGATTGTCGATCCCTGGGGCGTCGTGCTGGACTGCTATAAGACCGGCCCCGGTTTCGTCAGCGCGGATATCGACAAAGCCCGACTGGAAAAAACCCGCACCGCTTTCCCTGCACTTGAACATCGCCGCATTTTCTGCGAGTAA
- the moaC gene encoding cyclic pyranopterin monophosphate synthase MoaC has translation MSNSALSHFNSAGEAHMVDVGDKAVTQRAAICEGFIEMLPDTLALIMAGNHKKGDVLGIARIAGIMASKKTADLIPLCHPLPITHVDIQLQPQPEANRVHCLTTVKTNGQTGVEMEALMATQIALLTIYDMCKAVDRGMVIQGVRLLEKSGGKSGHWRLG, from the coding sequence ATGTCCAACTCAGCTCTCAGTCATTTCAACAGCGCCGGTGAAGCCCATATGGTGGACGTCGGCGACAAAGCGGTCACCCAGCGCGCAGCGATCTGCGAAGGATTTATCGAGATGCTGCCGGATACACTGGCCCTGATTATGGCAGGCAATCATAAGAAAGGCGATGTGTTGGGCATAGCCAGGATTGCCGGCATCATGGCCAGCAAAAAAACCGCGGACTTGATTCCATTGTGCCATCCGTTGCCGATTACGCATGTCGACATTCAATTGCAACCGCAGCCAGAGGCTAATCGAGTGCATTGCTTGACTACTGTTAAAACCAATGGACAGACGGGAGTCGAGATGGAAGCCTTGATGGCGACTCAAATCGCGTTGCTGACCATTTACGACATGTGCAAAGCCGTTGACCGCGGCATGGTGATCCAAGGGGTGCGGTTGCTGGAAAAATCTGGCGGCAAGTCGGGCCATTGGCGGCTAGGCTAG
- a CDS encoding MoaD/ThiS family protein, producing MSIKVRYFASLKELVGRSEDKLLVSAPLSARAAWQQLNPELNMPDAVLAAVNMSYIELDSEVRDGDELAFFPPVTGG from the coding sequence ATGTCGATTAAAGTCCGCTATTTCGCCAGCCTGAAAGAGCTTGTCGGCCGTAGCGAAGACAAGCTACTGGTTTCCGCGCCACTGTCGGCTCGTGCCGCATGGCAACAGCTCAATCCGGAATTGAATATGCCCGATGCGGTATTGGCGGCGGTAAATATGAGCTATATCGAGCTAGATAGCGAAGTCAGGGATGGTGACGAACTAGCGTTTTTCCCGCCAGTCACCGGAGGCTGA
- a CDS encoding molybdenum cofactor biosynthesis protein MoaE: MDIRLCEAPFDPWQSLQEHQIKQKPLQGKYGATSVFVGTMRDFNQGDDVRRMYLDHYPGMTEKQLQKIVDQTQAQWRLLDYLIIHRVGEVRPNEALVLVAVWSTHRGDAFDASRFIMENLKSQAPFWKKEILASGQQRWVEKNTDGYQVHHG; the protein is encoded by the coding sequence ATGGATATCAGATTATGCGAAGCGCCTTTTGATCCCTGGCAATCATTACAGGAACATCAAATCAAACAAAAGCCGCTGCAGGGCAAATATGGCGCAACCAGCGTTTTCGTCGGCACCATGCGCGATTTCAACCAAGGCGATGACGTGCGGCGCATGTATCTGGACCATTATCCAGGCATGACCGAAAAACAACTGCAGAAAATTGTAGACCAAACGCAAGCCCAATGGCGCTTACTGGATTACCTGATAATACACCGCGTCGGCGAGGTAAGGCCAAACGAGGCTCTGGTATTGGTAGCCGTTTGGTCTACCCACCGTGGCGACGCCTTCGACGCCAGCCGCTTCATCATGGAAAACCTAAAAAGCCAAGCCCCGTTTTGGAAAAAAGAAATCCTGGCCTCCGGCCAACAACGCTGGGTGGAAAAAAATACCGATGGCTACCAAGTTCATCATGGCTAG
- a CDS encoding phage integrase yields the protein MLFVLERLAIAVLGKGVFLFVFGKVLNINNLIYLLMTMPKKDGNKWKVDIRPDGVKGRRVIRLFDSKAEAAFFEKNLLSGRFEPISDNRRFSDLVNLWYDLHGQTLKSSIDTKNRLLKIAEVLNDPIARNFDVSLFSRYRQDRLQSGINVATLNRELSTLKALYRELKRLSVISYECPFEDVRKFKEKQTELRYLTKDEISRLFDSVHQSKNSSLFYVVSISLATGARWSEAEGLKIDHVRNKGFYFPDTKNGQFRFIPVDVGIYESVYRYLRTNTIASCYGAFRSAFKRASLTCPPGQLAHVLRHTFASHFIMNGGNIRTLQQLLGHSSLNVTMRYAHLAPNFLESARSFNPLSGMDIDNKWKEKGKES from the coding sequence TTGCTTTTCGTTCTGGAAAGACTGGCTATCGCTGTTCTGGGAAAGGGCGTGTTTTTGTTCGTGTTTGGAAAAGTTCTAAATATAAACAATTTGATTTATTTATTAATGACTATGCCAAAAAAAGACGGTAATAAATGGAAAGTCGATATTCGTCCTGATGGTGTAAAAGGTCGTCGAGTTATCCGGCTTTTTGACTCTAAGGCTGAAGCGGCTTTTTTTGAGAAAAATCTTCTTTCAGGTCGATTTGAGCCGATAAGCGATAATCGACGTTTTTCCGATCTGGTCAATCTTTGGTATGACTTGCATGGCCAAACGCTAAAAAGCTCCATCGATACAAAAAATCGATTGCTCAAGATCGCTGAAGTTCTTAATGACCCGATTGCGCGAAATTTTGATGTTTCTTTGTTCTCAAGATACCGTCAAGATCGCCTTCAATCCGGAATCAACGTGGCCACTCTTAACAGGGAATTGTCTACGCTCAAGGCGCTTTATCGTGAATTGAAGCGGCTATCTGTTATCAGTTATGAATGTCCTTTTGAGGATGTTCGCAAGTTCAAGGAAAAGCAAACTGAACTACGTTACCTCACTAAAGATGAAATTTCTCGTCTTTTCGATTCGGTTCATCAATCTAAGAATTCAAGCCTTTTTTACGTGGTTTCCATTTCTTTGGCCACTGGGGCGCGTTGGTCTGAAGCTGAAGGCTTAAAGATTGATCATGTTAGAAACAAAGGCTTTTATTTTCCGGATACAAAAAATGGTCAATTTCGCTTCATTCCTGTTGATGTGGGAATTTATGAAAGTGTTTATCGATACCTTCGCACTAATACCATTGCATCTTGTTATGGTGCTTTCCGGTCTGCCTTCAAGCGTGCTTCCTTAACTTGTCCACCTGGACAGCTTGCTCATGTTCTTCGGCATACCTTTGCCTCTCATTTCATCATGAATGGTGGCAATATTCGAACTCTTCAACAGTTACTTGGTCATTCAAGTCTGAATGTTACGATGAGATATGCTCATCTTGCGCCAAATTTTCTTGAATCTGCTCGTTCCTTTAATCCCCTTTCGGGAATGGATATAGATAATAAGTGGAAAGAAAAAGGAAAGGAAAGCTAA
- a CDS encoding zonular occludens toxin domain-containing protein: protein MPGWIIQGVRGEGKSLCAVAKMREYLSRGCPVATNLDLYLENLLPEDNNSIAYRLPDRPRYEDFLALPPAYDPKYKNEDKNGLIVLDELALWLNSRSWKEKGRKEIIEWLLLSRKDHWDLILLTQDHELIDKQIKNTLCDYLVQASRSDRRKIPYLGPFLEFIFLDGYMPKFHLYDVYYGMNFNDSRVEQWRYRGTDIYNGYDTNQRFNDGNEILGKRVVDMRAIYTYLPPCYLTKRVYIDRLQAQIDDINNIQTISEEDDEMARKKVHTADGAKVKIVLMSVFLVGFLVWRIGFGDFNLPGSKDVVKNVASVSPSPVPPEEKKSPEKSNFVSVGGGGAAFVENLVTRFRPRLAALITGKDRNGDLVISGLVEFYDGQQLVERFKLDELKAFGCALALRPYGLDIITSGGTYPASAWPRPVVESTVPFPPQSKPTPVPAITSPSPAASVVPSFVSSG, encoded by the coding sequence ATGCCGGGCTGGATTATCCAAGGTGTTCGTGGGGAAGGTAAAAGCCTTTGTGCTGTTGCCAAAATGCGGGAATATCTTTCTCGCGGTTGTCCAGTTGCTACTAATCTCGATTTATATTTAGAAAATCTCTTACCTGAAGATAATAACTCAATTGCTTATCGTCTTCCTGATCGTCCTCGTTATGAGGATTTTTTGGCTTTACCTCCTGCTTATGACCCGAAATATAAAAATGAGGATAAAAACGGTTTAATTGTTTTGGATGAATTGGCCTTATGGCTTAATAGTCGATCTTGGAAAGAAAAGGGTAGAAAAGAAATTATTGAATGGCTTTTATTATCTAGAAAAGACCATTGGGATTTAATACTTTTAACTCAAGATCATGAGTTAATTGATAAGCAAATTAAAAATACTCTTTGTGATTATCTTGTACAGGCTTCGCGTTCTGATCGTCGCAAGATACCTTACTTGGGGCCTTTTCTCGAATTTATATTTCTTGATGGCTATATGCCTAAATTTCATCTTTACGATGTTTACTATGGGATGAATTTCAATGATTCTAGAGTTGAGCAATGGCGTTATCGGGGAACCGATATTTATAATGGGTATGATACTAACCAGCGTTTTAATGATGGTAATGAAATCTTAGGTAAACGTGTTGTTGATATGCGGGCTATTTATACTTATTTGCCGCCATGTTATTTAACCAAACGTGTTTATATTGATCGTTTGCAGGCGCAAATAGATGACATAAATAATATTCAAACTATATCTGAAGAGGATGATGAAATGGCAAGAAAAAAGGTACATACAGCCGATGGTGCAAAGGTCAAAATCGTTTTGATGTCGGTATTCTTGGTCGGTTTCTTGGTCTGGCGTATTGGCTTTGGTGACTTCAATTTACCTGGGTCGAAAGATGTTGTTAAAAACGTTGCGTCTGTTTCACCTTCTCCGGTTCCTCCTGAAGAAAAGAAATCGCCTGAAAAATCGAATTTCGTTTCGGTGGGTGGCGGTGGTGCTGCTTTCGTTGAAAATCTGGTAACTCGTTTTCGCCCTAGGCTCGCGGCTTTGATTACCGGAAAAGACCGTAATGGTGATCTTGTTATATCAGGCCTGGTTGAATTTTATGATGGGCAACAATTAGTCGAGCGTTTCAAGCTGGATGAATTAAAGGCTTTTGGTTGTGCTCTTGCGTTGCGGCCTTATGGGCTGGACATTATAACCAGTGGTGGAACTTATCCCGCTTCCGCTTGGCCAAGGCCGGTCGTTGAATCAACTGTGCCTTTTCCGCCTCAATCTAAGCCCACTCCTGTTCCTGCTATTACGTCGCCTTCTCCGGCTGCTTCCGTTGTGCCTTCTTTTGTTTCGTCGGGGTAG
- a CDS encoding DUF5455 family protein — translation MPALFNALRWFFQGIIGSAIYQILYKYGPAIIALGFIIAGIITVLTLYLSSMFSIVQGIYQTIPSLALDVWGWVMPSNAVPCLLAILSARVWSWLTKIGYDVLKIKSKAV, via the coding sequence ATGCCTGCTTTATTTAATGCTTTACGTTGGTTTTTTCAAGGTATTATTGGTTCGGCTATTTATCAAATACTCTATAAATATGGTCCGGCTATTATTGCTTTAGGTTTTATTATTGCGGGAATTATTACAGTATTAACGCTTTATTTATCCTCTATGTTTTCTATAGTTCAAGGTATTTATCAGACTATTCCTTCTTTGGCTCTCGATGTTTGGGGTTGGGTCATGCCGTCCAATGCTGTGCCTTGTCTTTTGGCTATTCTTTCGGCTCGTGTTTGGTCTTGGTTGACTAAAATTGGGTATGACGTATTGAAAATTAAATCTAAGGCGGTTTAA
- a CDS encoding major coat protein produces MKNSLKNGGLVVAGSLAGVSAASAALPAAAETAFTNLSADALDLVDLAWTAAIPITVAFIILRMFKRAASSAT; encoded by the coding sequence ATGAAAAACTCTTTGAAAAATGGCGGCTTGGTTGTCGCTGGTTCTTTGGCTGGTGTAAGTGCTGCTTCTGCTGCTTTGCCAGCTGCGGCTGAAACTGCCTTTACCAATCTTTCAGCTGATGCTCTTGACTTGGTTGATTTGGCCTGGACGGCGGCTATTCCTATCACGGTTGCTTTCATCATCTTGCGCATGTTCAAGCGTGCTGCTTCTTCTGCCACTTAA
- a CDS encoding helix-turn-helix domain-containing protein, with translation MLGERIEKLRKFKKLSRRKLEELTGITDYTWQSVEIGRQKANEDHIEALAKLWPEYKYWLVFGETMAESGQISPELEEIRRNLKTGTQ, from the coding sequence ATGCTAGGCGAAAGAATAGAAAAACTAAGAAAATTCAAGAAGTTAAGCAGAAGGAAGTTAGAAGAACTTACCGGAATAACTGACTACACTTGGCAATCAGTAGAGATAGGAAGGCAAAAAGCAAATGAAGACCACATAGAAGCACTAGCAAAACTATGGCCAGAATACAAATATTGGCTTGTATTCGGTGAAACAATGGCAGAGAGCGGTCAGATCAGCCCAGAGCTTGAAGAAATCAGACGAAATCTAAAAACGGGTACACAATAG